The Paenibacillus sophorae genome has a segment encoding these proteins:
- a CDS encoding YdeI/OmpD-associated family protein: MTNSRMNPKVDEFLSKAKKWKEEYEKLRNIVLDCELIEEFKWMHPCYTFEKKNIVLIHGFKEYCALLFHKGALLQDAHGILIQQTENVQAARQIRFTTVQEIAAMETILKAYIYEAIEIEKAGLEVNFKKNTEFNIPEELQIKFDEIPALKTAFEALTPGRQRAYILYFSEPKQSKTRESRVEKCMQQILGGKGLND; encoded by the coding sequence ATGACAAATAGTAGAATGAATCCTAAGGTTGATGAATTTTTAAGCAAAGCCAAAAAGTGGAAGGAAGAATATGAGAAGTTGAGAAATATCGTTCTTGACTGTGAGCTGATCGAAGAATTTAAGTGGATGCATCCTTGTTACACGTTTGAGAAAAAAAACATAGTTCTAATACATGGATTTAAAGAATATTGTGCGCTTCTGTTTCACAAAGGTGCCTTGTTACAGGATGCCCATGGGATTCTAATCCAACAAACGGAGAATGTACAGGCGGCGCGCCAGATTCGGTTCACCACTGTTCAAGAAATAGCTGCAATGGAAACCATCTTGAAAGCCTATATTTATGAAGCCATTGAAATTGAAAAAGCCGGTTTGGAAGTGAATTTTAAAAAGAATACAGAATTCAACATTCCTGAAGAACTTCAAATTAAATTCGATGAAATCCCTGCCTTGAAAACTGCTTTTGAAGCATTGACGCCCGGACGGCAAAGAGCATACATTCTTTATTTTTCTGAACCCAAACAATCCAAAACTCGAGAGTCAAGGGTTGAAAAATGTATGCAGCAAATTCTGGGTGGAAAGGGATTAAATGATTAG
- the rfbF gene encoding glucose-1-phosphate cytidylyltransferase, whose product MKAVILAGGYGTRISEESHLRPKPMIEIGEKPILWHIMKMYSHYGFNDFVICLGYKGNVIKEYFSNYYLYNSDVTFDYANHNEVLIHQRKAEPWKVTLVDTGLETLTGGRLKRIAEFVGEETFMMTYGDGLSSIDLGALLKFHRSHGKLATVTVTQPPGRFGAMQLNDQQRVEAFREKPKGDNSWINAGFFVLEPQVFQYIEGDRTVFEQEPLERLASEGHLMGFQFEDFWHPMDTLRDKNYLDQLWKSGNAPWKK is encoded by the coding sequence ATGAAGGCAGTAATTCTGGCAGGCGGCTACGGCACGCGTATCAGTGAAGAATCACACCTACGGCCGAAGCCGATGATCGAGATCGGCGAGAAGCCCATTTTATGGCACATCATGAAAATGTATTCCCATTATGGATTTAACGACTTTGTGATCTGTCTTGGCTATAAAGGCAATGTAATCAAAGAGTATTTTTCCAACTATTATCTCTATAATTCCGACGTCACTTTCGATTATGCCAATCATAACGAAGTCTTGATTCATCAGCGCAAGGCGGAGCCCTGGAAGGTTACATTGGTGGATACGGGGCTGGAGACGCTGACCGGAGGGCGGTTGAAGAGGATTGCCGAGTTCGTCGGCGAGGAGACGTTTATGATGACTTACGGTGACGGACTCTCTTCGATTGATCTTGGCGCCCTGCTCAAATTCCACCGCAGCCACGGCAAATTGGCTACAGTAACCGTAACCCAGCCACCAGGGAGATTCGGAGCGATGCAGCTTAATGACCAGCAGCGGGTTGAGGCTTTCCGGGAGAAGCCCAAAGGCGACAACTCCTGGATTAATGCGGGCTTTTTTGTGCTCGAGCCGCAAGTATTTCAATATATCGAGGGAGACCGAACGGTATTTGAGCAGGAGCCGCTGGAGCGCCTTGCCAGTGAGGGCCACTTAATGGGCTTTCAATTCGAAGACTTTTGGCATCCAATGGATACTTTGAGAGATAAGAATTATTTGGACCAATTATGGAAATCGGGGAATGCTCCGTGGAAAAAGTGA
- a CDS encoding glycosyltransferase codes for MRILQVAPNHETVPPPRDGGTERIIYELSQGLAQRGHEVILYAPSGSHIWGTVINYPFYGDDSIGSYIKENLPQNIDIIHDHTFDSALSRIEVNVPLVHTIHLPVYNPVHFPIYVSRSAREVIGGGYGFDVHNGIVPEEYEFSYEKEDYLLFMGRVVREKGILEAMDLAEMTGQRLVIAGPLHDEELFYHEISPRLNRNPLLQFVGPVGGRVRQDLLKHAKCLLFPIQWAEPFGLVLIEAMACGTPVLALSKGAVPEILEFFPEMMCESFEQMAGKLYYYEAPYSPDQLRHYVAERFSVSKMVDGYLSLYQLAISEYWGK; via the coding sequence ATGAGAATTCTGCAAGTCGCGCCAAATCATGAAACGGTCCCTCCCCCCAGGGATGGAGGAACGGAACGCATAATCTATGAGCTTTCCCAAGGGTTGGCCCAGAGGGGACATGAAGTTATTCTCTATGCTCCATCCGGAAGCCATATTTGGGGAACCGTAATTAACTACCCGTTTTACGGAGATGATTCCATCGGCTCTTATATAAAAGAAAATCTCCCGCAAAACATTGACATTATTCATGACCATACCTTTGATTCTGCGCTCAGCCGTATTGAAGTAAATGTTCCGTTAGTGCATACCATTCATCTGCCTGTCTACAATCCCGTCCATTTTCCAATATATGTAAGCCGCAGTGCCAGGGAAGTGATAGGCGGCGGATACGGATTTGATGTGCACAACGGTATTGTTCCTGAAGAATATGAGTTCAGCTATGAAAAAGAAGATTATCTGCTCTTTATGGGCAGAGTGGTCCGGGAAAAAGGAATTCTCGAAGCGATGGATCTTGCGGAAATGACCGGACAGCGGCTCGTTATAGCCGGACCGCTCCATGATGAAGAACTGTTTTATCATGAGATTTCTCCCCGGTTGAACCGCAATCCCCTGCTCCAATTTGTCGGCCCGGTCGGCGGAAGAGTCCGCCAGGATTTGTTAAAGCATGCCAAATGCCTGCTTTTTCCTATCCAGTGGGCGGAACCGTTCGGGCTTGTACTGATTGAGGCGATGGCCTGCGGGACCCCTGTACTTGCTCTCTCGAAGGGTGCCGTTCCGGAAATACTGGAGTTCTTTCCCGAGATGATGTGCGAGTCATTCGAACAGATGGCAGGAAAGCTTTACTATTATGAAGCCCCCTACTCCCCTGATCAATTAAGACACTATGTCGCAGAACGGTTCTCGGTATCCAAAATGGTTGACGGCTATCTCTCTCTGTATCAACTGGCCATCTCAGAGTATTGGGGAAAATAG
- a CDS encoding stalk domain-containing protein, translating into MKLPLKILTFTIAASCLLAVPATAATTVYAGGASSVPADPIALEADVPAVTGTTKEIKLRTDFSVRIVKEADKTDDEPAYLVTGHGYRLLPLRAVAEKIGYTVKWDQATRSAEVRKGASWTTVQKDTD; encoded by the coding sequence TTGAAGCTACCTTTAAAAATTTTAACGTTCACCATCGCTGCCAGTTGCCTCCTGGCGGTACCCGCCACTGCAGCCACCACCGTTTATGCTGGAGGCGCGTCATCGGTTCCAGCCGATCCTATAGCCCTGGAGGCCGACGTTCCTGCCGTCACGGGAACGACTAAGGAAATCAAGTTACGAACAGACTTCAGCGTTAGAATCGTTAAAGAAGCAGATAAAACGGATGACGAGCCCGCTTACTTGGTCACCGGACATGGGTATCGGTTACTGCCGCTTAGAGCTGTCGCTGAGAAAATCGGCTATACGGTGAAATGGGATCAAGCGACCCGTTCGGCAGAAGTTAGAAAAGGCGCGTCATGGACAACGGTGCAGAAAGACACCGATTAA
- the rfbG gene encoding CDP-glucose 4,6-dehydratase, translated as MEIGECSVEKVNFWKGKKVFLTGHTGFKGSWLSIWLHQLGAEVTGYSDAPPTDPSLYECSKAGQLLTSITGDVRDAARLQKAMHDANPDIVLHLAAQPLVRESYQRPVDTYAVNVLGTVHVLEAVRQNNAQGGRIKAVVNVTTDKCYSNKEWFWGYRENDRLGGFDPYSNSKACSELVTASYRDSFFNPSRYEEHGVAIASARAGNVIGGGDWAGERLIPDSFRAFCNEVPLVIRSPHSVRPWQHVLEPLGGYLLLAQRLYEEGVRYAEAWNFGPEEQDAQSVESVVSRFCRLWGEGAAYEVVPDHQLHEAAALKLDCSKAKARLGWRPRWNLDTALVQTAAWYKAYLNGEDMLELCRAQIGEFEQAKG; from the coding sequence ATGGAAATCGGGGAATGCTCCGTGGAAAAAGTGAACTTTTGGAAGGGTAAAAAGGTGTTTCTTACCGGCCATACTGGCTTTAAAGGCTCATGGCTGTCCATTTGGCTGCATCAACTCGGAGCGGAAGTCACCGGCTACTCCGATGCGCCGCCGACTGATCCCAGCCTGTACGAATGCAGCAAGGCCGGTCAGCTTCTGACTTCAATCACAGGAGATGTCCGGGATGCCGCCCGCCTGCAGAAGGCAATGCATGATGCCAATCCGGATATCGTGCTTCATCTCGCCGCACAGCCGCTTGTCAGGGAATCCTATCAGCGGCCGGTGGATACGTATGCGGTTAATGTGCTGGGAACCGTACATGTACTCGAAGCGGTGCGCCAGAACAACGCCCAAGGAGGCAGGATTAAGGCGGTTGTTAACGTTACAACGGACAAATGCTACAGTAACAAGGAATGGTTCTGGGGATACAGGGAAAATGACAGGCTTGGCGGCTTTGATCCTTATTCCAACAGCAAAGCCTGCTCCGAGCTCGTCACCGCTTCGTATCGGGATTCCTTTTTTAACCCCAGCCGGTATGAGGAGCATGGAGTGGCTATCGCGTCCGCAAGAGCCGGCAATGTGATCGGAGGCGGAGACTGGGCCGGTGAAAGGCTTATCCCGGACAGCTTCCGAGCCTTCTGCAATGAGGTTCCCTTGGTCATTCGAAGTCCACATTCGGTACGCCCCTGGCAGCATGTATTGGAGCCGCTTGGCGGTTATCTGCTGCTGGCTCAGCGGTTGTATGAAGAGGGAGTGAGGTATGCGGAAGCCTGGAACTTCGGACCGGAGGAACAGGATGCGCAGAGTGTGGAATCGGTGGTCAGCCGTTTTTGCCGTTTATGGGGAGAGGGAGCAGCTTATGAGGTTGTGCCCGATCATCAGCTCCATGAAGCCGCTGCGCTGAAGCTCGACTGCTCCAAGGCAAAGGCTAGGCTTGGCTGGCGGCCCAGATGGAATCTGGATACCGCACTGGTTCAGACCGCTGCCTGGTATAAAGCTTATTTGAATGGGGAAGACATGCTGGAGCTCTGCCGCGCACAGATTGGGGAATTTGAGCAGGCAAAGGGCTGA
- a CDS encoding DUF2975 domain-containing protein — MERGTTLFLKATVCLIAIPILALCIFWLPWIAKEAAEHYPAYMLYPVLIGMYAAAIPFFFALYQSFRLLSYIDNNIAFSELSVRALKNIKYCAITISILYGACLPFLFVMAQEDDAPGLAALGLVIIFASFVIAIFAAVLQKLLKNAIDIKSENDLTV, encoded by the coding sequence ATGGAACGAGGAACAACACTCTTTTTAAAGGCAACTGTTTGTCTTATTGCAATTCCGATTCTTGCTTTGTGTATATTTTGGTTGCCTTGGATAGCTAAAGAAGCAGCAGAACATTATCCGGCTTATATGCTTTATCCCGTTCTAATCGGTATGTATGCAGCAGCGATCCCGTTTTTCTTTGCTTTGTATCAGTCTTTCAGACTTTTAAGCTATATTGATAACAACATTGCTTTCTCAGAATTGTCTGTAAGAGCTTTAAAGAATATAAAATACTGTGCAATCACAATCAGTATCTTGTATGGGGCATGCCTGCCATTCTTATTTGTCATGGCGCAGGAAGACGACGCTCCAGGTCTCGCGGCACTCGGATTGGTCATTATTTTTGCTTCATTTGTGATTGCAATCTTTGCTGCTGTTCTTCAAAAGCTCTTAAAAAATGCCATAGATATAAAATCAGAAAATGACTTAACGGTCTGA
- a CDS encoding NAD-dependent epimerase/dehydratase family protein has protein sequence MRYIVTGAGGFIGSSLCEQLRQEGHEVVRIFRSLPEHAADSGKAYEDIAADVLSGGFPGLRIGGDAVIHLAAANDIVSKNGREGIKLSLIGTKNVLDFAVNNEIQKMIFFSTIQVLGSELQGMVTEESAVLPENDYAANHAVAELYTEMYARKGLLRAVSIRPTNVYGHFASQTINRWSLVPACLCREAFFNKTITIRSSGRQRRNFVSVDTVAKATSAVLANFPASYDTLNLGSPFHMTILEAAKCVKEVHDEMYTDPVGLLVQGEEPQQENQFDISLQKLEEKYGFKDHLGAEDFREEIRLIFLGLERSAQ, from the coding sequence ATGAGGTATATTGTGACCGGAGCGGGAGGATTTATCGGAAGCTCTTTGTGCGAGCAGCTTCGCCAGGAAGGCCATGAGGTGGTAAGGATTTTCCGCAGCCTGCCGGAGCATGCAGCCGATTCCGGGAAAGCCTATGAGGATATTGCGGCGGATGTGCTCTCGGGCGGTTTTCCCGGGCTCCGCATCGGCGGAGACGCCGTTATTCATCTGGCAGCCGCCAACGATATCGTTTCCAAGAATGGCCGGGAAGGGATTAAGCTCTCTTTGATCGGGACCAAAAATGTGCTGGATTTTGCCGTAAACAACGAAATACAGAAGATGATATTCTTTTCGACCATACAGGTGCTCGGATCTGAACTGCAAGGGATGGTCACGGAAGAATCGGCAGTCCTTCCTGAGAACGATTACGCGGCCAATCATGCGGTGGCTGAACTGTATACGGAAATGTACGCAAGAAAAGGACTGCTGCGTGCAGTCAGCATCCGGCCGACGAATGTGTACGGCCACTTTGCGTCTCAGACCATCAACCGCTGGAGTCTGGTTCCGGCCTGCCTGTGCAGGGAAGCTTTCTTCAACAAGACGATTACGATTCGCTCCTCGGGAAGACAAAGAAGAAACTTTGTCAGCGTTGACACTGTGGCCAAGGCGACAAGCGCCGTGCTGGCGAACTTCCCAGCTTCCTACGATACGCTGAATCTCGGCTCCCCATTTCATATGACTATTCTGGAAGCTGCGAAATGCGTTAAGGAAGTTCACGATGAAATGTATACCGATCCGGTAGGGCTGCTCGTTCAAGGGGAGGAGCCGCAGCAGGAGAACCAGTTTGATATATCCCTTCAGAAATTGGAAGAGAAGTACGGATTCAAGGATCACTTGGGAGCCGAGGATTTCCGCGAGGAGATCCGCCTGATCTTCCTCGGACTGGAGCGTTCAGCCCAATGA
- a CDS encoding glycosyltransferase: MYDGSTLHFDGNEWIKFQRTCEISNTFTYEFWVKAEEEQILDEERNTGADGINGRKYLVGPDFYPAGAAGCGISVGTNGISVFEHSVNHLPARLVLAHDFSDWQHVAVVSDDKKLRLYINGAWIKGESMPSNVERVIPSLGLGGHMYGTFNGQVREFRLWSSARSVEEIQDHMFSSLDGDEAGLYFYRDPGRGIAVSRGIKRNFAASVIMPSYNRCPSNYFSLLSLERQQFPLQQMEVIFLDDGSTDPTPVVYYSVYPEYSFIYVQQLKSRGRSKIRNIGASIATGHTLLFVDAEMICGPDFVTTHVGHHQSGERKVVSGAMRWRRIYTMTDPGYSSEQKSAMNALYSGHPIAAPIIERFIQGDQTPVQLLPFELMFDTGHLNQWSSMNDYFETILQTYGSRFKLFHYAWLNLITNNASMTKHFFDELGGFEEHFEGFGWEDWELGYRAARRGAVFIHDDAVINYHQEHPISQSNALHSRFNFLRFYEKNPHEMEIKLFVLTMVPDYVTLPVLNDYLTDYNNIRTIYKNRFGSLNHYLHRTLDLLIDSLRHKDAVTLPIPRSISWQEEEAAVYEDVAAIKEIGAFPKLLEMFERVSKYYY; this comes from the coding sequence ATGTATGACGGAAGTACATTACATTTTGATGGCAACGAATGGATTAAGTTTCAGAGGACCTGTGAAATCAGCAATACCTTTACTTATGAATTTTGGGTAAAAGCGGAAGAGGAACAGATTCTGGACGAAGAACGGAATACAGGGGCGGACGGCATAAACGGAAGAAAATATTTGGTAGGGCCGGATTTCTACCCGGCAGGAGCCGCGGGCTGCGGAATCTCCGTGGGCACGAACGGCATCTCGGTGTTTGAGCATTCCGTAAATCATCTTCCCGCCAGGCTCGTCTTGGCGCATGATTTCTCGGATTGGCAGCATGTTGCCGTTGTCTCCGACGACAAGAAGCTGCGGCTGTATATTAATGGAGCCTGGATAAAGGGAGAAAGCATGCCCAGTAATGTCGAACGGGTCATTCCCTCACTCGGGCTTGGAGGACATATGTACGGTACTTTTAATGGCCAGGTCCGGGAGTTTCGCTTATGGTCCTCGGCCCGGAGCGTGGAAGAGATCCAAGATCACATGTTTTCAAGTCTGGATGGCGATGAGGCCGGTCTTTATTTTTACCGCGATCCGGGCAGAGGCATTGCGGTTAGCAGGGGGATCAAAAGAAATTTTGCGGCGAGCGTGATTATGCCTTCCTATAACCGCTGCCCTTCGAACTATTTTTCTCTGCTGAGTCTGGAACGGCAGCAATTTCCGCTTCAGCAGATGGAGGTTATTTTTCTGGATGACGGCTCTACGGATCCTACACCTGTCGTTTACTACTCGGTGTATCCGGAATATTCATTTATTTATGTGCAGCAGCTTAAGAGCAGAGGAAGATCCAAAATCCGGAACATCGGAGCAAGTATTGCCACAGGGCATACCCTGCTGTTTGTGGATGCCGAGATGATATGCGGACCGGATTTTGTCACGACTCATGTAGGCCACCATCAAAGCGGAGAACGAAAGGTCGTATCAGGGGCAATGCGCTGGAGACGCATATATACGATGACCGATCCCGGCTATTCTTCGGAGCAGAAGTCGGCTATGAACGCATTGTATTCCGGCCATCCGATCGCCGCGCCTATCATTGAGCGATTTATACAGGGGGACCAGACACCGGTGCAGCTGCTCCCTTTTGAATTGATGTTCGATACCGGTCACCTTAACCAGTGGAGCAGCATGAACGATTACTTCGAGACCATACTGCAAACCTATGGCAGCAGATTTAAACTGTTTCACTACGCCTGGTTGAATCTGATAACGAATAATGCCTCGATGACTAAGCATTTTTTTGATGAGCTCGGCGGCTTCGAGGAACATTTTGAGGGATTCGGATGGGAGGACTGGGAACTTGGGTATCGCGCGGCCCGAAGAGGAGCGGTATTCATCCATGATGACGCGGTGATTAATTACCACCAGGAGCACCCGATTTCCCAGAGCAATGCTCTGCATTCCCGGTTTAACTTCTTAAGATTCTATGAAAAGAACCCTCACGAGATGGAGATCAAATTATTCGTTCTTACCATGGTGCCTGACTATGTGACTCTGCCCGTCCTTAACGATTATTTGACGGATTATAACAACATCCGGACGATATACAAGAACCGGTTCGGGTCCTTGAATCATTACTTGCACCGGACCTTGGACCTGCTGATCGACAGCTTACGGCACAAGGATGCAGTCACCCTGCCCATTCCCCGTTCGATATCCTGGCAGGAAGAAGAGGCGGCGGTCTATGAAGATGTCGCCGCGATCAAAGAAATTGGCGCATTTCCCAAGCTGCTGGAGATGTTCGAGCGAGTCTCCAAATACTATTATTGA
- a CDS encoding glycosyltransferase family 2 protein, protein MANLSVLMPVYNASRFLEQAVESILQQSYTDFELIVINDGSTDNSLEILERYSDPRIKLIHNGSNSGIVSSLNCGLNAASGAYIARMDADDYSLPDRFKAQIQFMDLHPDIGVCGTQYRIMDSPRFGVSNTTLPCDPDIVACSLLINCCLAHPTVVMRRRVLDQLHGWPYDPNYQYAEDYHLWARLSAITRIANLNQCYLHYRYHDQQLSRTKSLEQIWQADRIRLDLLNGMGIDPTPEEWALHLNLCHLRSRGLSEREWTRKIFSRNLLVRRYDQVALMDVLNSVLRG, encoded by the coding sequence ATGGCGAACCTTTCTGTCCTGATGCCAGTCTATAACGCATCCCGCTTTCTGGAGCAAGCGGTGGAGAGCATCCTGCAGCAGAGTTACACCGATTTTGAGCTGATCGTCATTAATGACGGATCTACCGACAACAGCCTGGAGATTCTTGAGCGATATTCCGATCCCCGCATCAAACTGATTCATAACGGGTCGAACAGCGGAATTGTGTCCAGCCTTAATTGCGGCTTGAACGCCGCCTCAGGAGCATACATTGCCAGAATGGACGCGGACGATTACAGTCTGCCGGATCGCTTCAAGGCACAGATTCAGTTTATGGATCTGCACCCCGATATCGGGGTCTGCGGTACACAGTACCGGATAATGGATTCTCCTAGGTTCGGAGTATCCAATACCACGCTTCCTTGCGATCCGGATATTGTTGCTTGTTCACTGCTGATCAACTGCTGCCTCGCACACCCTACCGTAGTGATGAGAAGGCGGGTTCTGGACCAGCTTCACGGTTGGCCGTATGACCCCAATTATCAGTATGCGGAAGACTATCATCTCTGGGCCAGGCTTTCAGCAATCACTCGTATAGCCAACCTGAATCAATGTTATTTGCATTACCGCTATCATGATCAGCAGCTCAGCAGAACCAAAAGCCTGGAGCAGATCTGGCAAGCGGATCGGATTCGTCTGGATTTATTGAACGGAATGGGGATTGACCCCACTCCCGAAGAATGGGCGCTTCATCTTAATTTATGCCATTTGAGGAGCCGCGGCCTGTCCGAACGGGAGTGGACCCGAAAAATATTTTCCCGGAATCTTCTTGTCAGAAGGTATGATCAGGTCGCGCTGATGGATGTGCTAAACAGTGTATTGAGAGGATAA
- a CDS encoding glucose-1-phosphate thymidylyltransferase, which produces MKGLIVCAGKGTRLRPFTLTQPKTLLPVANKPILFYAIEKLANEGIHEIGIVIHPSQEETIRGAAGSGERFGVSLTYLYQQVPRGIADAVAAAEDYIGQSDFILLLGDNLIKEPLKTLIDQLKHSAACILLTHVENPQQFGVAEINETRIIALEEKPKFPKSNLAVVGSYAFKAGIFDYIRALTVSDRGELEITDAIQRLIDSGERVAYAITREHCSDVGTSERWLAANNWMMDELYGEKNGISGESTLVNCTVHAPVVIGSDCIIKNCTIGPYVSVMSGAHLEGCRLEHSILLRDVTISGTGEAVIAGILGDEASIIGSSAKGPTALKIGGDQG; this is translated from the coding sequence ATGAAAGGACTGATCGTCTGCGCCGGAAAAGGTACCCGCCTAAGACCGTTTACACTTACCCAACCGAAGACGCTGCTTCCTGTCGCCAATAAACCGATTTTGTTCTATGCGATTGAAAAGCTGGCCAATGAAGGTATTCATGAGATCGGAATCGTGATCCATCCGTCCCAGGAAGAGACGATTCGCGGCGCCGCGGGCAGCGGAGAACGATTCGGAGTATCCCTGACTTACTTGTACCAGCAAGTGCCGAGGGGTATTGCGGATGCGGTGGCCGCAGCTGAGGATTACATCGGACAGAGTGATTTCATTCTGCTTCTCGGCGACAATCTGATCAAAGAACCCCTCAAGACGCTGATTGACCAGCTGAAGCACTCGGCCGCCTGCATCCTGCTCACTCACGTTGAGAATCCGCAGCAGTTCGGTGTTGCCGAAATCAATGAAACCCGGATTATCGCGCTGGAAGAGAAGCCGAAATTCCCCAAAAGCAATCTCGCGGTCGTCGGCAGCTACGCCTTTAAAGCTGGAATTTTTGATTACATCCGAGCCTTGACGGTCTCTGACCGGGGAGAGCTGGAAATAACGGACGCCATACAGCGGCTGATCGACAGCGGAGAAAGGGTTGCCTATGCGATAACCCGGGAGCACTGCTCCGACGTGGGGACCTCAGAGCGGTGGCTTGCGGCCAACAACTGGATGATGGATGAGCTGTACGGAGAGAAGAACGGCATTTCCGGGGAATCCACTCTGGTCAATTGTACAGTTCATGCTCCGGTGGTCATCGGTTCCGACTGCATAATAAAGAACTGCACGATCGGCCCTTATGTTTCGGTCATGTCCGGAGCCCATTTGGAGGGATGCCGTCTAGAACACAGCATTCTGCTGCGGGATGTCACAATCAGCGGCACCGGCGAGGCCGTCATTGCCGGCATTCTTGGCGATGAGGCGAGCATCATAGGCTCTTCCGCCAAAGGACCAACCGCCCTTAAGATCGGAGGAGATCAAGGATGA
- the rfbC gene encoding dTDP-4-dehydrorhamnose 3,5-epimerase gives MKIIPRRLEGVFEIQLSPLSDHRGQFMRTYDESIFASYGIQRHWIQENQSVSVRKGTIRGLHFQYSPSSETKLVRVATGAVLDVFVDLRKDSPTFGEWDSIELSEDNRAMIYIPRGFAHGFCTLCDHCTVQYKVDSKFSPTEDGGIRWNDPSIAVKWPTETPILSEKDKNLPTLEIFISQNKGLDSA, from the coding sequence ATGAAGATTATTCCAAGAAGGCTGGAAGGCGTGTTTGAAATCCAATTGTCTCCGCTTTCCGATCACCGGGGGCAGTTTATGAGGACCTACGACGAGTCCATCTTCGCCTCTTACGGCATCCAACGCCACTGGATTCAAGAGAATCAATCGGTGTCGGTTCGCAAAGGGACGATCCGGGGACTGCACTTCCAGTATTCTCCCAGTTCAGAGACCAAGCTCGTAAGGGTCGCTACCGGCGCCGTGCTTGACGTATTTGTAGATCTGCGGAAAGACTCCCCGACCTTTGGAGAATGGGACAGCATTGAACTATCCGAAGACAACCGGGCGATGATCTATATTCCGCGCGGCTTCGCCCACGGTTTCTGCACGCTGTGCGATCATTGCACCGTACAATATAAAGTAGATTCGAAATTCTCTCCCACAGAGGACGGCGGCATTCGCTGGAATGATCCGTCAATCGCTGTGAAGTGGCCTACGGAAACTCCGATTCTCTCTGAAAAAGACAAGAATCTGCCTACGCTGGAGATATTCATTTCGCAAAATAAAGGGCTTGATTCGGCATGA
- a CDS encoding helix-turn-helix domain-containing protein → MAIIINIDVMLAKRKMSVTELSERVGITMSNLSILKNGKAKAIRLSTLEAICKALECQPGDILEYKIDEDTQGLNEQSTVLN, encoded by the coding sequence ATGGCGATTATAATCAATATTGACGTGATGCTAGCTAAAAGGAAAATGAGCGTTACAGAACTTTCGGAGAGGGTTGGAATAACGATGTCTAATCTTTCCATATTGAAAAATGGAAAGGCAAAAGCGATTCGATTATCAACTTTAGAGGCGATTTGTAAGGCTTTAGAATGTCAGCCTGGAGATATTTTAGAATACAAAATTGACGAAGATACTCAAGGATTAAATGAACAATCGACCGTATTGAACTAA